The following are from one region of the Nicotiana tomentosiformis chromosome 7, ASM39032v3, whole genome shotgun sequence genome:
- the LOC104100115 gene encoding zinc finger protein CONSTANS-LIKE 4-like, with the protein MKNCELCKGLARMYCESDNASLCWDCDAKVHSANFLAARHSRSLLCHVCQSPTAWSADGPKLGPTVSVCERCVDGYYHRDEVEESESVNDEGSTTEDEENDDEEDEDEEIDDEEDIDQVVPWSSTPPPPPASSSSSEDSSKGRRNVSLKRMREYDADLHSDDDNGSSLCSQKIHTTPSVAVHSGDEVAAVVVSTKMRTPAKIQRTEANRTDRLTAPGCTAIMEYIRRNNRQRISSSTAIVELCRLSDDSRTVDLESSETS; encoded by the exons ATGAAAAACTGTGAGCTTTGTAAGGGATTGGCTAGGATGTACTGTGAATCGGACAACGCGAGTTTGTGTTGGGACTGTGATGCGAAGGTTCACTCGGCTAATTTTCTGGCGGCGAGGCATTCTAGGTCTTTGCTCTGCCACGTGTGTCAATCGCCGACGGCTTGGTCGGCGGACGGGCCGAAACTTGGACCGACGGTTTCCGTATGTGAGAGGTGCGTAGATGGATACTACCACAGGGACGAGGTAGAGGAGAGTGAAAGCGTGAACGATGAAGGAAGTACCACGGAGGATgaagaaaatgatgatgaagaggaTGAAGATGAGGAAATTGACGATGAAGAGGATATTGATCAAGTTGTGCCGTGGTCATCTACGCCGCCTCCACCGCCGGCTAGTTCATCCAGCAGCGAAGATTCATCTAAAGGCCGTCGGAATGTTTCGTTGAAGCGAATGCGTGAATATGATGCGGATCTTCATTCAGAT GACGATAACGGAAGCTCATTATGTAGCCAGAAAATCCACACAACGCCGTCGGTGGCGGTACACAGCGGGGACGAGGTAGCTGCCGTTGTTGTATCAACGAAAATGAGAACGCCGGCTAAGATACAGAGAACGGAAGCGAACCGAACGGATCGGCTGACGGCGCCTGGATGCACGGCGATAATGGAGTATATCAGGAGAAATAATCGGCAGAGGATAAGCTCCAGTACGGCGATCGTCGAGCTCTGTAGACTCAGTGATGACTCAAGGACCGTTGATCTGGAAAGCTCGGAGACGTCGTAA